Within Deltaproteobacteria bacterium, the genomic segment ACCTGATGCCCGTTGTCGAATCTGGTTCTTCCCATGACCCCGGCGTAGTCGGTTTTCTCGAGGGCGGCGACAATAGCGTCAGCGTTCAGGCTCCCGGCCCGTTCAATGGCTTCTTTCAGGATATACACCGCATCATAAGAGGGCGCTTCGCCGTGACCGCCATCCAGGGGACGCTTATATTTCTTTTCAAAGGCCTCCTCAAAAGCCAATGATTTTTGGGATTTTTTACTGGCTATGGCGCTGCCCAACTCAAAATTCACATTAACAGCCCCCCCGATTTTTTGATCGAAGGTCTTCCAGGCGCTGGGACCGGCCAGGGGAGAGATAAATCCGGCCATCAAGGCGGGAACCTTCATGGAATTCCACTGTTTCACTAATACGGCGCTGGTGGCCATGTCAAAAATGGGAAGGATTACCTGGGCGCCGCCGCTTTGGGCCTTCATCAGCCCCGAGGAAAAATCGGAGGCCCCGGTGGGATAGGCCTCTTGCGCTAAAACCGTCCAGCCTGACTTTTCGAAGTAATTCTTTACGATACCGGTTGCCGTGGCCCTGGCCCAGGCTACATCCTGATGCATGACCAATACCTTGTTGAAACCGAATTCCTTATGGATGAAAGCCATGACGCCAATCAGGTTGCCGACGAGATATTTGGCATTGAGGCAATTTCTGAATATGTATTTGTATTTTGCCGGATCCTGTCTGATTTTATCTTCAGAGGCCGGTATCATAGCGATCGATCCGATCATAGGGACTTTGTATTTTGCGATGAGATCCATGGAGGCCATCAAGGCCTCGGATCGAAAGGGGCCCACTAACAGGGCGGTGGGTTTTTTCTCCAGAATGACCTTCTCTATTCCCAGGAGGGCCTCAGGTACCGGAACACCCGGCGCGCCATCGCGAATGTCGAGGGCTTCGACCTTAAAAAGCCTTTTTTCGGATCCAACCTTTACCCCCCCCTTGGCATTGATTTCATCCACCGCCAACATCAGGGTGTTAAGGGATTCCTTTCCATCCACGTGGCTTAAAAAAGTAGGCACACCGATTACTATGGGGTCTGCTCCAAAACTGAAAGGAGCCGGTCCGCAGAG encodes:
- a CDS encoding ABC transporter substrate-binding protein, giving the protein MKKKIWRYGILLGLVLSLCGPAPFSFGADPIVIGVPTFLSHVDGKESLNTLMLAVDEINAKGGVKVGSEKRLFKVEALDIRDGAPGVPVPEALLGIEKVILEKKPTALLVGPFRSEALMASMDLIAKYKVPMIGSIAMIPASEDKIRQDPAKYKYIFRNCLNAKYLVGNLIGVMAFIHKEFGFNKVLVMHQDVAWARATATGIVKNYFEKSGWTVLAQEAYPTGASDFSSGLMKAQSGGAQVILPIFDMATSAVLVKQWNSMKVPALMAGFISPLAGPSAWKTFDQKIGGAVNVNFELGSAIASKKSQKSLAFEEAFEKKYKRPLDGGHGEAPSYDAVYILKEAIERAGSLNADAIVAALEKTDYAGVMGRTRFDNGHQVIFGMDPKEAAVVAAFQWTDKGGRTVVFPESIAEGKIQLPAGLKSAK